A single genomic interval of Nostoc commune NIES-4072 harbors:
- a CDS encoding cytochrome P450, whose product MSALKLPNGPKTHPWVQTYQWLTNPLEYMEACAKRYGDIFTLRIGPVFTPQVFISNPQAIQQIFTTDPKQLDSGEHAGIKSPLLGRQSLLALEGKPHQRQRKLLTPPLHGERMLAYGQLTRDITEQVISQWQVGESFSVLPSMQEISLEVILKAVFGLTDGPRYEKLKEVLLKILNPQQPFITAMMLVFPSLQRDLGSWSPWGKFLRLREQMDELIYAEIQERKQQPDPSRTDILSLMMAACDEEGQSMTDVELRDELITLLVAGHETTATSLAWAFYWIHHLPEVRAKLLQELDSLGENPDPNAILRLPYLSAVCSETLRLYPVAMLALNRLVKSSLEVMGYQLNPGTVIIPCIYLTHHREDLYPQSKQFKPERFLERQFTPFEYLPFGGGNRRCIGMAFALFEMKVVLATVLSRWQMELADSKPVQPARKGALLGPGGSVQMIVTGKREQNQAVQETSLV is encoded by the coding sequence ATGTCTGCACTTAAACTGCCTAACGGCCCTAAAACTCACCCTTGGGTACAGACATATCAGTGGCTGACTAATCCTTTAGAGTATATGGAAGCCTGTGCTAAACGCTATGGTGATATCTTCACTCTTAGGATTGGCCCAGTTTTTACTCCCCAAGTATTCATTAGTAATCCCCAGGCAATTCAGCAGATTTTTACTACAGATCCAAAACAGTTGGACTCTGGTGAACACGCGGGTATTAAATCGCCTTTATTAGGACGGCAATCATTATTAGCTCTAGAAGGTAAGCCTCACCAGCGCCAACGAAAGTTGTTGACACCCCCTTTACATGGAGAAAGAATGCTGGCTTATGGTCAGTTAACCCGTGACATCACTGAGCAAGTGATTAGTCAATGGCAAGTTGGGGAATCCTTTTCAGTTCTGCCATCTATGCAAGAAATCTCCTTAGAGGTGATTTTGAAAGCTGTATTTGGTCTAACAGATGGTCCACGTTATGAAAAACTCAAGGAAGTGCTGCTGAAAATCCTGAATCCACAGCAACCTTTTATTACGGCAATGATGCTTGTTTTCCCATCACTGCAACGAGATTTAGGTTCTTGGAGTCCTTGGGGAAAATTTTTGCGTTTACGAGAGCAAATGGATGAACTCATATATGCTGAGATTCAAGAACGCAAACAGCAACCTGACCCATCTCGGACTGATATCCTATCTTTGATGATGGCAGCTTGTGATGAAGAGGGGCAGTCGATGACTGATGTAGAGTTACGCGATGAGTTAATTACCCTCTTGGTGGCGGGTCACGAAACTACTGCAACTTCTTTAGCATGGGCTTTCTACTGGATTCACCATTTGCCAGAGGTGCGTGCAAAACTACTGCAAGAACTAGATAGCCTGGGCGAAAACCCCGATCCAAATGCTATTTTGCGATTGCCCTATTTGAGTGCTGTTTGTTCGGAAACTCTACGCCTGTATCCAGTGGCAATGTTGGCATTAAATCGCTTGGTTAAATCTTCGTTAGAAGTCATGGGTTATCAGTTAAATCCTGGTACTGTGATAATTCCCTGCATTTATCTGACCCATCATCGAGAAGATTTATATCCCCAGTCGAAGCAATTTAAACCAGAGCGTTTTCTGGAACGGCAATTTACCCCTTTTGAGTATTTACCTTTTGGTGGCGGGAACCGTCGCTGTATTGGCATGGCATTTGCGCTGTTTGAGATGAAGGTGGTTTTGGCAACAGTGCTGTCTCGCTGGCAGATGGAGTTAGCTGATAGCAAACCAGTGCAGCCAGCCCGTAAGGGGGCGCTATTGGGGCCAGGAGGAAGTGTACAGATGATAGTGACCGGGAAGCGTGAGCAAAATCAGGCAGTTCAGGAGACTAGTTTGGTTTAA
- the ruvB gene encoding Holliday junction branch migration DNA helicase RuvB, with amino-acid sequence MAIISSKKQPPEPNGEPKQLRESVKAPSTENILKPEAAIDEQEQQEEGIRPHRFADYIGQKDLKDVLDIAIKAAKSRGEVLDHLLLYGPPGLGKTTMAMILASEMGVNYKITSAPALERPRDIVGLLVNMKPGDILFVDEIHRLSRMTEEILYPAMEDYRLDITIGKGSSARIRSLPLSKFTLVGATTRVGALTSPLRDRFGLIQKLRFYEVDELTQIVLRTAQLLKTPITEDGATEIARRSRGTPRIANRLLKRVRDYAEVKISGEINESIASEALQLFQVDPCGLDWTDRQMLSVIIEQFNGGPVGLETMAAATGEDTQTIEEVYEPYLMQIGYLTRTHRGRMATKAAYKHLGFTPPNEQLSLL; translated from the coding sequence ATGGCGATAATCTCCTCGAAAAAACAGCCTCCAGAACCCAACGGAGAACCAAAGCAGCTTCGAGAGTCGGTGAAAGCACCATCCACAGAAAATATTTTGAAGCCTGAAGCTGCTATTGATGAACAAGAACAGCAGGAAGAGGGTATTCGACCACACCGATTTGCTGATTATATTGGGCAAAAAGATTTAAAGGATGTGCTAGATATTGCCATCAAAGCAGCCAAGTCTCGTGGTGAGGTGCTGGATCATTTGCTGTTGTATGGGCCGCCGGGATTGGGCAAAACCACAATGGCAATGATTTTAGCATCGGAAATGGGGGTAAATTACAAAATTACTAGTGCGCCAGCCCTAGAACGTCCACGGGATATTGTCGGGCTACTGGTGAATATGAAACCAGGTGATATTTTATTTGTGGATGAAATTCATCGCCTCTCACGGATGACGGAGGAAATTCTCTATCCCGCGATGGAAGATTATCGCTTAGATATTACTATTGGTAAGGGTTCCAGCGCTCGGATTAGAAGTTTGCCGCTATCAAAGTTTACCTTAGTAGGAGCTACAACTCGTGTGGGTGCTTTAACTTCACCACTGCGCGATCGCTTCGGTTTAATTCAAAAACTGCGATTTTACGAAGTTGACGAACTGACTCAAATTGTACTGCGAACCGCTCAATTACTCAAAACCCCTATTACAGAAGATGGTGCTACAGAAATTGCCCGTCGTTCACGCGGTACACCACGGATTGCTAATAGATTACTCAAACGAGTCCGTGATTATGCGGAAGTAAAAATATCTGGTGAGATTAATGAAAGCATTGCATCTGAGGCATTGCAACTATTTCAAGTAGATCCTTGCGGTTTAGATTGGACAGACCGCCAGATGCTGAGTGTAATAATTGAACAATTTAACGGCGGCCCAGTGGGGTTAGAAACAATGGCAGCAGCGACGGGTGAAGATACTCAAACAATTGAAGAGGTGTACGAACCTTACCTTATGCAGATTGGGTATTTAACTCGGACTCATCGCGGCAGGATGGCGACAAAGGCAGCATACAAGCATTTGGGGTTCACGCCGCCTAATGAACAGTTGTCATTATTGTAA
- a CDS encoding FkbM family methyltransferase → MTALTCETILPNGMKIFYLREEEVLTLYEQIQEYFRNGIELHEDDTVFDVGANIGLFTLCVYHLCNQNVNVYAFEPIPAIFDVLHANAQRVDPEKLRVFPCGLSREAKIMTFAYYPNATPLSNAYPEGLKEDREQLKRTVLKNLKDAPPFIRWLRWLPPFLRSFILDFKLEKAFQIEPVNCQLRTISDIVRNHNIQQIDLLKVDVEKSELDVLLGIEEPHWQIIKQVVVEVHDFDSRVEKITTLLKEQGLSKITIEQEPIFKGSKIFNLYALR, encoded by the coding sequence ATGACAGCTTTAACTTGCGAAACGATACTTCCCAATGGGATGAAAATCTTTTATTTGCGAGAAGAAGAAGTACTTACTCTTTACGAACAAATCCAGGAATATTTCAGGAATGGGATAGAGTTACACGAGGATGATACTGTTTTTGATGTGGGAGCCAACATTGGTTTATTTACCCTTTGCGTATATCATCTGTGTAATCAAAATGTTAATGTTTATGCGTTCGAGCCTATCCCAGCTATTTTTGATGTGCTGCACGCTAATGCTCAACGTGTTGATCCAGAAAAACTCAGAGTATTTCCCTGTGGACTTTCAAGGGAGGCAAAGATAATGACCTTTGCTTACTATCCCAACGCTACACCTTTATCTAACGCATACCCAGAAGGCTTAAAGGAGGATCGCGAGCAATTAAAGAGGACTGTCCTGAAAAATCTCAAAGATGCTCCTCCATTTATTCGTTGGCTCCGTTGGCTTCCTCCATTCCTTAGATCGTTTATTCTCGACTTTAAATTAGAAAAAGCTTTTCAAATAGAACCAGTCAATTGCCAGTTAAGAACTATATCAGATATCGTTCGCAATCATAATATTCAGCAGATTGATTTACTGAAAGTGGATGTGGAGAAAAGCGAGTTAGATGTCCTGTTAGGCATAGAAGAACCGCATTGGCAAATAATCAAGCAAGTGGTCGTTGAAGTTCATGATTTTGATAGCAGAGTTGAAAAAATTACAACTTTACTAAAAGAACAGGGATTGAGCAAAATTACAATTGAGCAGGAACCTATTTTCAAGGGTTCTAAGATTTTTAATCTGTATGCCTTGCGCTAG
- a CDS encoding glycosyltransferase gives MTHFGLICPAATGHLNPMTTLGHELKKRGHRVTLFGILDAQSKTLAAGLEFWAIGESEFPRGVMAQLFAQLGKLSGLAALRYTIAWIEKMAAMFLREAPQALKEAGVEALLVDQVSPEGGTIAEFLGIPFVSVCNAMMINRDVSVPPFNTSWSYSSTWWALLRNRVGYELLNYVGRPIREVIDEYRREWKLPPHFSANDSYSQLAQISQQPAELEFPRENLPNSFHFTGPYHHTVTREPVSFPFEKLSGQPLIYASMGTVQNRLLRIFNFFAEACNELNAQLVISLGGSATPESLQELPGNPLVVGYAPQLELLQKATLTITHAGMNTTLESLSNGVPMVAIPITNDQPGVAARLVWAGAGEMIPLNRLNVPRLRAAIQKVLTEDSYKKNAVRLQEAIQKAGGVSRAIDIVEQVVATGKPVLSDAK, from the coding sequence ATGACTCATTTTGGACTGATCTGTCCGGCAGCAACTGGTCATCTCAACCCCATGACCACGCTAGGGCATGAACTTAAAAAACGTGGTCATCGCGTCACCCTATTCGGTATACTTGACGCTCAATCTAAGACACTAGCAGCTGGATTGGAATTTTGGGCAATTGGCGAGTCTGAGTTTCCCCGTGGAGTGATGGCGCAGTTGTTTGCCCAACTAGGAAAACTTAGTGGATTAGCTGCATTACGGTATACGATCGCTTGGATAGAGAAGATGGCGGCTATGTTTCTTAGGGAAGCTCCACAAGCCCTTAAAGAAGCTGGAGTAGAGGCGCTACTAGTAGACCAGGTTTCACCCGAAGGAGGAACAATTGCAGAATTCTTAGGCATTCCGTTTGTCAGCGTGTGCAACGCCATGATGATTAATCGGGATGTCAGCGTTCCACCTTTTAACACCTCTTGGAGCTATAGTTCAACATGGTGGGCATTGTTACGCAACAGAGTGGGTTATGAGTTGTTAAACTATGTTGGGCGACCAATCAGGGAGGTCATAGATGAATATCGCCGAGAATGGAAGTTACCCCCTCATTTTAGTGCCAACGACTCTTACTCTCAACTAGCTCAGATCAGCCAACAGCCTGCGGAGTTAGAATTTCCAAGGGAGAATTTACCCAATAGTTTCCATTTCACAGGGCCATACCATCACACAGTCACTAGGGAACCCGTATCTTTCCCCTTTGAAAAGTTGTCTGGGCAACCGTTAATTTACGCTTCGATGGGGACTGTACAAAATCGCCTATTGAGAATTTTCAACTTTTTTGCCGAAGCTTGTAACGAATTAAATGCTCAATTAGTTATTTCTTTAGGTGGTTCTGCAACTCCAGAGTCTCTGCAAGAGCTACCCGGAAATCCCTTGGTTGTTGGTTATGCACCCCAACTGGAATTGCTGCAAAAAGCTACTCTCACCATTACCCATGCTGGCATGAATACCACTTTGGAATCTCTGAGTAATGGGGTGCCGATGGTGGCAATACCAATTACCAATGATCAACCAGGTGTAGCAGCACGTTTAGTTTGGGCTGGTGCTGGTGAAATGATTCCCCTAAATCGATTGAATGTTCCCCGGTTGCGAGCCGCTATACAAAAAGTGCTAACGGAAGATTCTTATAAAAAAAATGCAGTTAGGTTACAAGAGGCGATTCAGAAAGCAGGGGGTGTGAGTCGAGCCATTGATATTGTGGAACAAGTCGTTGCTACAGGAAAGCCTGTACTTTCTGATGCTAAATGA
- the hisF gene encoding imidazole glycerol phosphate synthase subunit HisF — protein sequence MLSKRILPCLDVKAGRVVKGVNFVNLQDAGDPVELAKVYNEAGADELVFLDITATHEDRATILDVVYRTAEQVFIPLTVGGGIQSLENVKALLRAGADKVSINSAAVRDPDLINRASDRFGNQCIVVAIDARRRNNPENPGWDVYVRGGRENTGLDALLWAQDVEKRGAGELLVTSMDADGTQAGYDIEITRAIANAVEIPVIASGGAGNCEHIYTALTQGKAEAALLASLLHYGQLSVAEIKNYLRDRNVPVRTFS from the coding sequence ATGTTATCTAAAAGAATCTTACCGTGCTTAGATGTGAAGGCGGGACGGGTTGTAAAAGGAGTTAACTTTGTAAATCTCCAAGATGCAGGCGATCCGGTAGAGCTGGCCAAGGTTTACAACGAAGCCGGTGCTGATGAGTTAGTATTTCTGGATATTACAGCTACTCATGAAGACCGAGCTACTATTTTAGATGTGGTCTACCGAACTGCTGAACAGGTCTTTATTCCATTGACTGTGGGTGGTGGCATTCAATCCTTAGAAAATGTTAAAGCTTTGTTACGAGCAGGCGCAGATAAGGTTAGTATTAATTCTGCGGCGGTGCGTGATCCAGACTTGATTAATCGGGCAAGCGATCGCTTTGGTAATCAGTGCATAGTTGTTGCAATTGATGCCAGACGCAGAAATAACCCGGAAAATCCAGGTTGGGATGTGTATGTGCGGGGTGGCAGGGAAAATACAGGCTTAGATGCTCTACTGTGGGCACAAGATGTTGAAAAACGGGGGGCCGGTGAACTGCTAGTAACAAGTATGGATGCTGATGGAACCCAAGCCGGGTATGACATTGAGATCACACGGGCAATTGCCAATGCTGTAGAAATTCCAGTCATTGCTTCAGGTGGTGCAGGTAATTGTGAACATATCTACACAGCCCTAACCCAAGGCAAAGCTGAAGCAGCATTACTCGCATCCCTGTTACATTACGGACAATTAAGCGTAGCAGAAATCAAAAATTACTTGCGCGATCGCAATGTGCCAGTAAGAACATTCTCCTAA
- a CDS encoding GDSL-type esterase/lipase family protein, which produces MHTFVASSSMQLSVPPNHVQPMKIVALGDSLIYGFGDPEKGGWIEQLRRWWMLPDSAGHVLYNLGVRGDRTQQVAQRLEVEFRHRGELRNRVPDLIILSVGVNDSARLARPNGRSYTDFALFEKEIATLLDLAQQLCPVLFVGMVPVDEAKMPFLDCFYYNHTDQYRYKEATRIACTKRQIPYLDIFEQWMERGENWRLKRLSEDGLHPNTLGYQALLEDVINWDAIATYHSKFDYQLERS; this is translated from the coding sequence ATGCACACATTTGTAGCTTCTTCCTCAATGCAGCTGTCTGTACCACCAAATCACGTTCAGCCCATGAAGATTGTCGCACTGGGGGACAGCTTAATTTATGGATTCGGCGACCCAGAAAAAGGAGGCTGGATTGAGCAACTACGGCGATGGTGGATGTTGCCAGATAGTGCGGGTCATGTTCTTTATAATTTAGGGGTAAGAGGCGATCGCACGCAACAAGTAGCCCAAAGGCTAGAAGTAGAGTTCCGCCACCGGGGTGAACTGCGAAATCGTGTCCCCGATTTGATTATATTATCAGTAGGCGTGAATGACTCAGCGCGGTTGGCGCGTCCCAATGGCCGAAGTTACACAGATTTTGCATTGTTTGAAAAGGAAATTGCAACTCTTTTAGATTTAGCACAGCAACTATGTCCTGTGTTATTCGTCGGCATGGTGCCAGTGGATGAAGCCAAGATGCCATTTTTAGATTGTTTTTACTATAATCATACCGATCAGTACCGCTACAAAGAAGCAACTCGCATTGCTTGTACTAAACGGCAGATTCCCTATTTAGATATTTTTGAGCAATGGATGGAACGCGGTGAAAATTGGCGGCTTAAACGCTTGAGTGAAGATGGTCTACATCCTAATACACTAGGTTATCAAGCTTTGCTAGAAGATGTGATCAATTGGGATGCTATAGCAACTTACCATTCTAAATTCGATTACCAGCTTGAGCGATCATAA
- a CDS encoding tetratricopeptide repeat protein encodes MIKLIGIVLSLLLVFGWGTPVMAQSQPPITQEQLKQGDEWANQAFAATNQGDFATAETYWTKIIEQFPTNAGAWSNRGNSRVSQNKLQEAIADYNKAIELAPNVTDPYLNRGAALEGMGKWDSAIADYNHVLELDPNDAMAYNNRGNAKTGLGKWEDAIADYKKSNEIAPNFAFARANYALALYETGQKEQAIREMRNIARKYSKFADVRAALTAAYWVNGEQGEAESNWVAAYGLDSRYKDIDWVKNIRRWPPSMVVALDKFLKIK; translated from the coding sequence ATGATTAAGTTGATTGGTATTGTTCTCAGTCTGTTACTTGTGTTTGGCTGGGGTACTCCAGTTATGGCACAATCTCAACCGCCCATTACTCAAGAACAGTTAAAACAAGGCGATGAGTGGGCAAATCAAGCGTTTGCAGCAACGAATCAAGGTGACTTTGCGACGGCTGAAACTTATTGGACAAAGATTATTGAGCAATTTCCCACAAATGCAGGGGCCTGGAGTAACCGGGGAAATTCGCGGGTGAGTCAGAATAAGTTACAAGAAGCGATCGCAGATTATAACAAAGCTATAGAACTAGCGCCAAATGTCACCGATCCTTATTTGAACAGGGGTGCGGCGTTGGAAGGAATGGGAAAATGGGATTCGGCGATCGCAGATTATAATCATGTCTTAGAACTCGATCCTAATGATGCGATGGCATATAACAATCGCGGAAATGCCAAAACAGGTTTAGGAAAATGGGAAGATGCGATCGCAGACTACAAAAAATCTAATGAGATAGCCCCAAATTTTGCCTTCGCCCGTGCTAACTATGCCCTCGCTCTTTATGAAACAGGTCAAAAAGAGCAAGCAATCCGTGAAATGCGAAATATCGCCCGTAAATACTCCAAATTTGCTGATGTGCGTGCCGCCCTCACAGCTGCATATTGGGTAAATGGAGAACAAGGTGAAGCCGAAAGCAACTGGGTAGCAGCTTATGGACTTGATAGCCGCTATAAAGATATCGACTGGGTAAAAAATATCCGCCGTTGGCCGCCAAGTATGGTGGTGGCTTTAGATAAATTCTTGAAAATCAAGTAG
- a CDS encoding TIGR01548 family HAD-type hydrolase yields MTQQTSVKAIVIFDIDGVVRDVSGSYRRAIADTVEYFTTQAYRPTPLDIDQLKSEGVWNNDWEASQELIYRYFETQGQSREQLQLDYSAIVAFFQSRYRGSDPNNFTGYICNEPLLLQPSYLEQLTQAGIAWGFFSGATRASANYVLEKRLGLESPVLIAMEDAPGKPDPTGLFATVRELDNGIEQKLAVVYVGDTVADMYTVEKARSLDSAHTWLGVGVLPPHVQETAARSDAYSETLIAAGAAVVLRNVQELTPRQIQELVSSSAQSVV; encoded by the coding sequence ATGACTCAACAAACTTCTGTAAAAGCGATCGTTATTTTCGATATTGATGGTGTTGTGCGCGATGTTAGCGGTTCCTATCGCCGGGCGATCGCAGATACCGTAGAATATTTTACTACCCAAGCATATCGTCCAACCCCACTGGATATTGACCAACTGAAGTCTGAAGGTGTGTGGAATAACGATTGGGAAGCATCGCAGGAATTAATTTACCGCTACTTTGAAACCCAAGGACAGAGCCGAGAACAACTGCAATTAGATTACAGTGCGATCGTTGCTTTTTTTCAATCCCGCTACCGAGGTTCAGACCCAAATAATTTTACAGGGTATATCTGTAATGAACCCTTATTATTACAACCTAGCTATTTAGAGCAACTTACCCAAGCCGGGATTGCTTGGGGATTTTTTAGCGGTGCAACTCGTGCTTCCGCCAACTATGTATTAGAAAAACGCCTGGGCTTGGAATCTCCAGTGTTGATTGCGATGGAAGATGCGCCAGGAAAACCTGATCCTACGGGACTTTTCGCTACAGTTCGTGAATTAGATAATGGAATTGAGCAAAAATTAGCTGTAGTCTATGTGGGAGATACGGTAGCAGATATGTATACCGTCGAGAAAGCGCGGAGTCTAGATTCTGCTCACACTTGGCTTGGTGTAGGGGTTTTACCACCCCATGTGCAGGAAACAGCAGCGCGTAGTGATGCATACAGTGAGACACTAATAGCAGCCGGAGCAGCAGTAGTTTTGCGTAATGTGCAAGAATTGACTCCAAGGCAGATTCAAGAATTGGTAAGTTCATCTGCCCAATCTGTGGTCTAA
- a CDS encoding ATP-binding protein — protein MTNNPQVIYYNAELEGKNRADEFLINICTQLINQYSLNYTSLPDNATEGSWFFSSLLQQISDELEPHQKLIIAIDALNCIDRNSQPPSTNLFYLPRYLPDKVYFLLTRRPFLREKSGLLIETPSQSLDLADYSEENRRDIQTYIQNYLTPLTPLPYEGRGGQDYSPPLQGEGLGERSNLKSWLSNHQINEQEFSDRLTTLSEDNFMYVSQIIDAIADNFYPESFESNQLPPGLEAYYQQHLHKMFPPEQDTEHSTDVLNVLIQQQKAISVEALAQTAAAIAQIIDTDEYEVEEVLENWLEFLQQQKIASETHYSLYHSNFRDWLSKQAFKTF, from the coding sequence GTGACAAACAATCCTCAAGTTATTTATTACAATGCCGAACTTGAGGGTAAAAATCGTGCTGACGAATTTCTCATCAATATCTGCACGCAACTCATTAATCAATACTCGCTTAATTACACCTCTCTCCCAGATAACGCCACAGAGGGAAGTTGGTTTTTCTCTAGTCTTCTCCAGCAAATCAGCGATGAGTTAGAACCTCATCAAAAACTGATAATTGCCATTGATGCGTTGAATTGCATTGACCGCAACAGCCAACCACCCAGTACAAATCTGTTTTATCTCCCCCGCTATCTCCCGGATAAAGTCTATTTCCTCCTCACTCGTAGACCTTTCTTGCGCGAGAAGTCGGGTTTATTAATTGAAACGCCGTCACAAAGTCTTGATTTAGCAGATTATTCAGAAGAAAATCGGCGGGATATTCAAACTTATATTCAAAATTACCTAACCCCCCTAACCCCCCTTCCCTATGAGGGAAGGGGGGGACAAGATTACTCCCCTCCGCTACAAGGGGAGGGGTTGGGGGAGAGGTCAAATCTTAAATCTTGGCTGAGTAATCACCAGATTAATGAGCAAGAATTTAGCGATCGCCTCACCACTTTGAGCGAAGATAATTTTATGTATGTTAGCCAGATCATAGATGCGATCGCAGACAATTTCTACCCGGAATCTTTCGAGTCCAATCAACTCCCGCCTGGTTTAGAAGCATATTATCAGCAGCATTTACACAAAATGTTTCCACCCGAACAAGACACGGAACATAGCACAGATGTGTTAAATGTCTTAATACAGCAGCAAAAAGCAATATCAGTGGAAGCTTTAGCGCAGACTGCCGCAGCGATCGCACAAATCATTGATACTGATGAGTATGAAGTCGAAGAAGTGCTAGAAAATTGGCTAGAGTTCTTACAACAACAAAAAATCGCCTCAGAAACCCATTACAGTCTCTATCATTCCAACTTTCGAGACTGGCTAAGTAAACAAGCATTTAAAACCTTCTGA